AGTGTCAGGAGGCCCAGCAGCACTAGTGCAACTGCAGTCTTGAAACGCAAAATATTACCCATCATCAGCGGACGCTTTGCCTTAATAGTAACCGTTTTGTTACCACGGAGTCAGATCGGACTTTTTGTCAACCCCCGGGGAGGCGCCGGCAGCGGCCGCCAGCGCACGCTTAACAAGCCTGCTGATAGTGTTTGCGGTGATCATCACACGGGGCCGGCACCGCCTCTCCGCCGGGAAAATACAGACAATAAAGGGCTTCAACGCAGTGACTGGACACACGGACTCGTCCCCCTCAGGACCGGAAGAAAAACAGGAATCCGGCAGCACGGCGGGGCCCGCGCACGAACTGGTTTCCCCCCGCCGCAGCGCCCTCGCTGGGGTGCTGAATTCCTTGGCCCACCGCCTGCGCCAGCCCATTCCGGGAGCACAACCGCGGCTTCGTTTCGAGATGCCCCCGGAGCAGGACCAGATCCTGGCCGAGACAGAGGCGAGCACACGCTTCGGCGATCCCGGGCCGCGAATGTCCTCCCAGCACCCCCTGTACGTCGGCTTCCTGGGGACTGTCGGCGTCGGCATGGCACTGCTTGTGTACTGGATCGGTTCCAACACAACACAGCTGCTCCTGTGGATCGTGGCGGCGCTTTTTATCGCCTTGGGACTGGATCCGGTGGTGCGCTGGCTTGAGACGAAAAGGGTCCCCCGCGCCGCCGGGATCGTGATCGCCGTGGCCAGCCTGGCCCTTGCCATTGCGGGTTTTTTTGCCACGCTCATCCCGACCATCGTCCAGCAGGTCACCCAAATCGTCGAGGAAGCACCGCGCTGGGTCACGGACTTCATTAACTCCGACTTCTTCCGCAGCATCGACAACCAGTACGGGGTGCGGGAACGCATCACCCAGGAGCTGGAGAAGTTCGTCAACAACCCGGAGGCGATGGGTGGAATCTTTGGCGGCGTCGTCGGATTCGGCACCACTGTGGCAAACGGCCTCTTCGGGACGCTGATCGTCCTTGTACTCAGCCTCTACTTCCTCGCTGCCCTGCCGGCGATGAAAAAATGGGGCTATCGCCTGGCTCCACGGTCCCGCCGGGCCAGGGTGGAAGCCCTGTCTGAGGAAATCACCGGATCGGTGGGCAACTATGTGATCGGGCAGGCGGTCGTCGCCCTCCTGAACGCCGCCTACTCATTCATCGTGATGTCCATCGTTGGCGTCCCTTTCGCCGTGCTGCTGGCCTTTGTGGTGGCGCTGCTGGCGTTCATTCCCCTGGTCGGAGGCTTGATTGCCGGGGTGATCGTCACGCTGATTGCGCTCACCGCGGGCTGGCAGACTGCAGTGGTCTACGCCATCTGCTACTTCGCCTACCTGCAGTTCGAGGCCTACTTTATCTCCCCGCGTATTATGCAAAAGGCCGTGGCAGTGCCCGGTGCCGTGGCAGTCATCTCGGTGATCGCCGGCGGCAGCCTCCTCGGTGTGCTCGGTGCACTGATAGCGATCCCCACCGCCGCGGCCATCATGCTCCTGGTCAAGGAAATTTTTATCGTCCGTCAGGACAAGCACTAACCCAAGGGTGCGCGACCATCAACCTGCCCGGCGGGCTCCGGTGTGCACTTAGGCGTGCGCCGTGGCCAACGGGCCGTCCCATTCCTCCGGCAGCCGGGTGGCAGTTGCCCCCGGCAACACCTCGTCGACAATCTCGTTAAGCACCCGGCCGGCGTATTTTTCCCCCACCCACAGGTGCTTGGCACCGTCCACGCCGATAACGCGGGCCTGCGGCACCACTGCGAAACGCTCCGCGGCCTCGACCGGCTGGAGATAGTCGTCAAGTGCGGGGACCAGCACCTTAAGCGGTTTGCCGGCTGCCGCCCATTCCTTCAGGTGAACCTCCGTGGCCCGGTGCAGGGGCGGCGAGAGCAGGATGGCGCCGGCCACCCCGGAGGCCACCGGTTCGGATGCCCCGTACATCAGCGCGAGCTCCGTACCAAAGGACCAGCCCACGAGCCAGCGGTTCGGCAGGCCACGGTCCACGGCGAACTTCACGGCGGCTTCGACGTCCAGGCGTTCGCCGATGCCCTCCTCAAATTGGCCCTCGCTGGTTCCCCTCGGCGAGCCGGTGCCGCGGGTGTTGAACCGGAGCACTGCAATTCCGGCCAGGGCTGGAAGGCGGTAGGAGGCTTTCCGGTAGATGTGCGAGTCCATAAACCCGCCGTGCGTCGGCAACGGATGCAGGGTGATCAGGGTGGCCTTCACCGCACCGGACTCGGGGAGCGCGAGTTCGCCGACGAGCCGGTGTCCGTCGCCGGTGATGAGCTCCACGTTCTCCCGGTGGGCGGGAAGCACTGTGGAGGCACGGATCGCTGTCGGTTCGGAAGGCTGGCTGAAGACGTACGACGCCGGGTCAAAACTCATGCGTCCAGCTTAGCGACACCAACCGGGGGCCGCGTCAGCGGTAGCGGTAGCTGCGTGAGGTCCAGCAGTTGGTGTGCCAGTGCCGCCGCTCTGCGAGTCCCGCGGCCGCCCCGAAGAGGTGGTCCTCGGACCACACCACGAGGTGTGCCACACCGGGCAGCACCGCCGTGGAGCAGCCTGGACAAATGTAGGTCTTCTCGGCGCGGCCGGCGGTGATGGACCGGACCGACCACTCTCCGTCGGGTGCACTCTCCCGGCGCGCGACGCCGGTGCGCGCACGCTCCAGGTCCAGTTCCGGCACGGGACCGCCCTTCACACCGGGCTTGGTTGCTTTGCCGGTCCCTGCCTTGCCTGATCCGGATCGCCCGGAGACGGGCCGGCGGGGACGGTTGGAACGGGGCATGGTTCCATTCTGCCCCAGTCCGGGTGCCCCCTGTCGCCGCAGGCGGTAGTGTTGACCGGGTGCGTTTAGTCATAGCCCGTTGCTCCGTAGATTATGTCGGCCGGCTCAAAGCCCATCTCCCGCTGGCGACCCGGCTCCTGCTGGTCAAGGCCGACGGTTCCGTCCTGGTCCATTCCGATGGCGGGTCCTACAAGCCTTTGAACTGGATGAGTCCGCCGGCGTCGCTGCGGGTCTCCACCCCGGACGAAGTCGACGTCGAAATTGGTGTGATCGAACAATGGACCGTCCAGTCAGCCAAAACGGATGACCGGCTGATCATCAACATCCATGAGCAGCTGCACAACACCTCCCACGAGCTCGGACAGGATCCCGGCTTGATCAAGGACGGTGTCGAGGCTGACCTGCAGCGGCTTCTGGCTGACCAGATTGAACTCCTGGGCACCGGATTTACCCTTATCCGCCGCGAGTACTATACGGCTATCGGACCGGTGGACATCCTGGCCCGGGACGCCGGTGGCGCCACAGTGGCCATTGAGCTCAAGCGCCGCGGCGACATCGACGGCGTCGAGCAGCTGACCCGCTACCTCGAACTGCTCAACCGCGACCCGCTGCTGGCTCCGGTCCGCGGGATCTTTGCGGCCCAGCAGATCAAGCCGCAGGCCAAGGTGCTGGCGGCCGACCGCGGCATCGACTGTGTCACCCTCGACTACGATGCCATGCGCGGCGTCGACGACGTCGAATCCCGGCTTTTCTAAGCGGCCGGAATTCGGCGCTGGCTGCGTTCGTCGATTCTTTGTACAAAATTTATGCCAATTGTGGGCCTCGCCCGTTGACCTGACGCAGCTCACATGAAATTCTTATGGGAGTCTTTGTGTAGGTATTTTTATGCTCGCAAGACATGTTGCGAGCGTGAAGCGCCTGCCGCCGAAGCCCGGGTATTCCGGTCCCACAGCCTCAAATGCTTCTCGCGGAGTGACCAAGCGCGGCACGAAGTGTGCCGGGTTTAAAACAAGATTCAGAACGAGGAGATTTACATGGCACAGGGAACTGTCAAGTGGTTCAACGCTGAAAAGGGCTTCGGCTTTATCACCCCGGACGACGCCGACGGCGATGTTTTTGTTCACTACTCGGAGATCCAGACCGGCGGCTTCAAAACCCTCGACGAGAACGCCCGCGTTCAGTTCGAAATCGGCCAGGGCGCCAAGGGCCCGCAGGCAACCGGCGTGACGCTGGTCTAGTACCCACAGCGGGGACTGCCTCCGGCGGTTCCGCGCAGAATGATCCCCGGCTTCCGAGCCGGGGATCATTTTTTTGCCCCCACGGCCGGCAGGCAGCAAACCCCACTTGGACGGTCCGCGGACTCAGCGCACCAGGCTCCGTAGAAGCCGCGCACTTTGCCGCATCGACAGGCCTGGCAGATACGCCCGGCTGAGCGCCCTGCCCATGGCTGGCAGTTGCAGGGGATCCTGGTAATACAGGTACAGCGTCCGGTACTCCGGCTGAAAACGGGACTTAAAGGTTGCCAGCGACCTGAAGCCGTACACGGGTTCCAGCGCCTTCCCCACAACGTCCAGAATCCGTGCCAGCGACTCGGAGCCGGAATCATCTCCGGCAACGTCAGCCATGGCAGCCGTGTCCTTCGCCAACGGCGACCCGGACAGGGAAATCACCTCCACCGAGTCGCGGAATTCCCGGACCGCGGAGGCGATCAGAAACTCCATCACACCGGGGATGGAATCACGACGGCGGCGCATAAAGTCCAGGGTCCAGCTGACCAGGCGCCCGTCGCTGTGGACCGGAAGCCAGCTGGTGACGCCCTGCACCTGGCCCCCGGCGTCCATTGCCAGGCAGCACAGCACTTCCTCGTCTTCAAGCTCGTCGATGCCGCCGAGGGTAAATCCCATCTCGGGGATGAACTTCTGGGCGGCCCATTCCTCCGAGACTTCGCTGAGCTGGGCCCTTACTGCCGGCGCAAAGTCCGTGTAACGGCCCCATACCGCGTGCACCCCGGTCTTCGCGGCACGGTTTAGGGCAGTGCGGACGTTCTGCCAGTCCTTACCCTTAAACTCCAGCGAGCGGACGGCCAGCCGGGTTTCCTGCGCCACCGCCACCCGCCGGAAGCCACGGCCCGCCAGCAGTGGCCAGATCTCGTCAGTGCACGAATAGAAGCAGGGAATGAGGGCGTGTTCGGCGCAGTAACGGATAAAACCCGCTGCCGTCTCCGCACGGAAAGCCGCGGGGCCGAAGGGACCTGCCAGTGTCAGTGCGACATTGCCGTGCTGCTGGTAGGCCACTCCCCCGCGGCGCTCCGGGGCGAACCAATACTTGTTGGGCTCCCACAACGCCATCCAAGACAAGGAGTCTCCGCCTTGGCGGATGAGGCTGCGGGCCACGCCGCGGTCATCTGCCCCGGCGTCGGTGCGGTGCTGCCGGCGTTGCAGGACCAGCCACACAGCGGTGAGCGCAACGGCCCAGAAGATGATGCCGGACGTGGCGAAAAGGAAGGCCTCAACGGGATCACGGCCCTGGAAGAGGCGGCTGTATATTCCGGGGATGGGAATCGGCAGATACTGGCGGGACAGCTCGGCGGCCAGGCCGAGGAGCCCGCCGTCACGGTCCATGCCGCCGTCGGACAGCCAGACTGCGGTGTAGCCGGAGGCCAGCACCAGCAGCGTTCCGCCCACCACGGTGGCGAGGGCCGTACGTGCCCGAGGACTGGTTTCGACCCGGAACTGGCGCCGGTTGGCCACGAGCAGGAGAACCAGCATCAGGGGAACCACCACGAGGGGCAGCACGTGGACAATACTTGAGCCCATCACACCGGTTCGCGGCCGGCCGGCGTACGGCGGGATCCGGGCGAACAGCGAAAGGTAGACGGCCGCCAAGGCCGTCACCGCGAGCTGGACGGTGATCGCGATCCGGAGGGCCAGCCTTCGTCCGTGCCGCATGCCGTCAGCGCAGATCAGAAGCAGCACCACCGGGACCACCGCCAGCGCCAGGCCCAGCGGTCCGGCGAAACCGGCCCGCCCGGCCTCAAGGCAGCTCACGTCGATGGTGCCGCCGCAATACTGTTCCAGCTGGTTCAGGGTGGGCAACGGGTTCAGGACGACGTCCCGCAGCAGTGCCAGCGGCCCGGTGGGAGCCCTGACGGTGGCCGTGAGGATGGGCCCGACGGCGAAAATCGCCACCGTCAGCGCGAGCAGGTTCCGGGTTTCACGTCCGGTGGAACGGTGGCGTTGCAGCGTGCCCTTGTCGCCCTGGATCCACCAGCCGGCGGCCAGCCCGGACAGGGCACCGGCCAACCCCACAACCGTCTCCGCATGCCCGACATACAGCACAAGCATCAGTGAAACACCGACCACCGCCGTGCGCAGCCGGCGTTGCCAGAGTGTGGGCAGCAAGCCGCTTGACGCCAGCGCGACGGCCAGCACGGCAGCATACGGGCCCATAAGACGCGCATCCACCATTCGCCCGAGCCAGCCGTCGTCGGCATACCGGGCGAGTTGAGTCAGCAGCAGAAACAGCGTCACCGAAGCGAACTGTGCGGCAAAATAGAACACTGCCGTGCGTCGACTGCCAAGCTGCCGCTCGGTGAGGCCCAGCAGGAGCAGGATCATTAGAGCGGCTGCGGCATATGCCAGCAGGTTCGTGGCGAAGAACATCGAGGTAAACATCGACCACCAGGCCCCGGATTTCAGGCCCGGGGCGCTGACGGAAGCCAGATTCAGCAACGATTCCGGCGGCCCGGCGAGAAAGCTTCCGGTGGCCGCACCGACCAGGAGGAAAGCCGCGAGGACGGCGAGGGTGAAGGGTATGGCGCGCAGATGGCCGAGCGACTGCCGCAGGCCCGCCAGGACAAGACCAGCCAGGGAAGCGGCGTCGGACCCCCGCCGCGCCGGGTCTGCCGGGCTCACCGGGTGATCCCCCAACGGTCCCCCAGAAAGTCCAGCCCGGCGGGCAGGCCCCTGGACCCGGTCTC
This genomic window from Arthrobacter sp. EM1 contains:
- a CDS encoding AI-2E family transporter — its product is MVSPRRSALAGVLNSLAHRLRQPIPGAQPRLRFEMPPEQDQILAETEASTRFGDPGPRMSSQHPLYVGFLGTVGVGMALLVYWIGSNTTQLLLWIVAALFIALGLDPVVRWLETKRVPRAAGIVIAVASLALAIAGFFATLIPTIVQQVTQIVEEAPRWVTDFINSDFFRSIDNQYGVRERITQELEKFVNNPEAMGGIFGGVVGFGTTVANGLFGTLIVLVLSLYFLAALPAMKKWGYRLAPRSRRARVEALSEEITGSVGNYVIGQAVVALLNAAYSFIVMSIVGVPFAVLLAFVVALLAFIPLVGGLIAGVIVTLIALTAGWQTAVVYAICYFAYLQFEAYFISPRIMQKAVAVPGAVAVISVIAGGSLLGVLGALIAIPTAAAIMLLVKEIFIVRQDKH
- a CDS encoding cold-shock protein, with protein sequence MAQGTVKWFNAEKGFGFITPDDADGDVFVHYSEIQTGGFKTLDENARVQFEIGQGAKGPQATGVTLV
- the nucS gene encoding endonuclease NucS; amino-acid sequence: MRLVIARCSVDYVGRLKAHLPLATRLLLVKADGSVLVHSDGGSYKPLNWMSPPASLRVSTPDEVDVEIGVIEQWTVQSAKTDDRLIINIHEQLHNTSHELGQDPGLIKDGVEADLQRLLADQIELLGTGFTLIRREYYTAIGPVDILARDAGGATVAIELKRRGDIDGVEQLTRYLELLNRDPLLAPVRGIFAAQQIKPQAKVLAADRGIDCVTLDYDAMRGVDDVESRLF
- a CDS encoding DUF2156 domain-containing protein produces the protein MAGLVLAGLRQSLGHLRAIPFTLAVLAAFLLVGAATGSFLAGPPESLLNLASVSAPGLKSGAWWSMFTSMFFATNLLAYAAAALMILLLLGLTERQLGSRRTAVFYFAAQFASVTLFLLLTQLARYADDGWLGRMVDARLMGPYAAVLAVALASSGLLPTLWQRRLRTAVVGVSLMLVLYVGHAETVVGLAGALSGLAAGWWIQGDKGTLQRHRSTGRETRNLLALTVAIFAVGPILTATVRAPTGPLALLRDVVLNPLPTLNQLEQYCGGTIDVSCLEAGRAGFAGPLGLALAVVPVVLLLICADGMRHGRRLALRIAITVQLAVTALAAVYLSLFARIPPYAGRPRTGVMGSSIVHVLPLVVVPLMLVLLLVANRRQFRVETSPRARTALATVVGGTLLVLASGYTAVWLSDGGMDRDGGLLGLAAELSRQYLPIPIPGIYSRLFQGRDPVEAFLFATSGIIFWAVALTAVWLVLQRRQHRTDAGADDRGVARSLIRQGGDSLSWMALWEPNKYWFAPERRGGVAYQQHGNVALTLAGPFGPAAFRAETAAGFIRYCAEHALIPCFYSCTDEIWPLLAGRGFRRVAVAQETRLAVRSLEFKGKDWQNVRTALNRAAKTGVHAVWGRYTDFAPAVRAQLSEVSEEWAAQKFIPEMGFTLGGIDELEDEEVLCCLAMDAGGQVQGVTSWLPVHSDGRLVSWTLDFMRRRRDSIPGVMEFLIASAVREFRDSVEVISLSGSPLAKDTAAMADVAGDDSGSESLARILDVVGKALEPVYGFRSLATFKSRFQPEYRTLYLYYQDPLQLPAMGRALSRAYLPGLSMRQSARLLRSLVR
- a CDS encoding ATP/GTP-binding protein; the encoded protein is MPRSNRPRRPVSGRSGSGKAGTGKATKPGVKGGPVPELDLERARTGVARRESAPDGEWSVRSITAGRAEKTYICPGCSTAVLPGVAHLVVWSEDHLFGAAAGLAERRHWHTNCWTSRSYRYR
- a CDS encoding alpha/beta fold hydrolase, yielding MSFDPASYVFSQPSEPTAIRASTVLPAHRENVELITGDGHRLVGELALPESGAVKATLITLHPLPTHGGFMDSHIYRKASYRLPALAGIAVLRFNTRGTGSPRGTSEGQFEEGIGERLDVEAAVKFAVDRGLPNRWLVGWSFGTELALMYGASEPVASGVAGAILLSPPLHRATEVHLKEWAAAGKPLKVLVPALDDYLQPVEAAERFAVVPQARVIGVDGAKHLWVGEKYAGRVLNEIVDEVLPGATATRLPEEWDGPLATAHA